The Aspergillus fumigatus Af293 chromosome 3, whole genome shotgun sequence region ATACCTCCGCCTTTGTCTGCCAAGCGCAAGACCTCGCCATTGAGTTCTTTTGAGAGTAAGGTTTCTGATGGTCCGCGGGATTCAGGCTGCGATGAAAGTCGCTCTACCAATGACGGAAATTCGATTGCCGGTGGTCTGAAAGTCGAGGAGAAAATTGCGAGAGCTTACCACCGTGGAATGTCATGGCGCAAAGTCCTTGTTCGCCTTGAACCAGATGCTCACAATAACATCATCGTGAGGCGAATGTTCACAAATGCGTACGGCTGGCCCGTAGTGAAACATCTCGTTGATAGTCACTTTCGACAGGATTCCCTCGACGAGGGTCAGAAAAGGCCGGGAGAAAGCGTCCAAGACGCATATATACCTGTAGGGACAACTTGCGATATGGGTGGAGCTCTCTCCTAGGCTGGTTTGTTGCATGAAGAAACGACTTCCACTTGCAGGTCATGCGGCGCCGGCAATTCCTCAGTAATGCATATCCAAGCTACTCGACCGTTGGGAGCATCGCCAGTACACAGTGAGCCCTTCGACCAAGGCCAGGGCTCATGAAGGGGTGAACAGCACCGTTGCCGCACAACCAAGCCGTCAATAGCCAAGGGGAaagggggggagggggggggggggttcAGACTATCATTTGATCACGTAGACCAAACGCCGGTAATTACAAGCCGGATGTAGGCATCTAGACTACAAGGCGCAGGCATGCCAGAGAATATCTTAGGTATGCTGAGTTTTACATATTGCCAAACTGATGTGCCATCGTGTCTGAGTTATACGTTGTAACATAATGGTGGAGTCTTTCTCCCTCACTAAACTACTTAATATTGCCAATCACTTTCCTCATTTGAAATTGAGAGCTAGGCTTGCAGCAGCCGGACACCGGCAGTTTCGAGGCGTGCTTGAAAGCGCTCAACTCACTTCAAGTCAATACTCGAGATGGCCTTGTATATGCCCCCAAAACTCCTCGATGAGCTCCTTCTGTCCTGCTTGATTTGGTGATCCTCGAACTGCGAGATACTTTCGCCCATCAACGGTAGCTTCCCAGTTGCCAGGGTTGCCGTCCACGATTGTACCGCCAGCTTCTGTTAGAATGACCCAGCCAGCGCAAACATCCCacgcccagcaaccacctTCCCAATACAAGTCGAGATTCCCACATGCGACAGCGCAAAGGTTCAATGCAGCTGAGCCCATGCTACGCATTGAGCGTACCATTGCACCGCCGTCACCTTTGGTTTTGCCGAGTTTTTCAAATGTTCGTACCTTCGTCACCCAATTATTGCCTGCTCTCTCCGAACCCCACTCAACGCCGATGAGAGCATTCTCCAGGCCATTCAACGGCTCAAGGCTCCTAGCGTTAAGAGGAAGTTTAGTGTTGCGATTTAAATATGCCCCTTCTCCACGAATGGCGGAGTAGAGGGTATTATTAAATGGATTGTAAACAACGCCAACGACCGGTTTTCTGTCGATTGCAAATCCAAGAGAGATGCATGCATATGGGAATCCGTGCACAAAATTGACTGTACCGTCGATAGGATCGACGACGAATGTGGGGGCATCAGTTAGTGGACTTGCAGGGTCATATGTCTCCTCGCCATGAAATCTATAGTGGTGGACTGTTAGCTCTTCTCATCGTTAATTGAGTAAGATAGTGGCCTGAAATAAATCACCAGATCCGTATTCATCGCTTTAGCCTGTTGGCGAACATTAGAGAAGGGGACGTATATGACTTACTGGTACTGCGGGTACCTTCCTGCCAACGCTGTAGATATCATTTTCTCAACCGCACGATCATATTCAGTGACGAGATCTGCGGCTATAAAAGAGGTGAATACCTTGAACCAGCTGGGCA contains the following coding sequences:
- a CDS encoding inositol monophosphatase family protein codes for the protein MGAETIDLKDIHDFLIDLAFKAGEIITNALPNTGSTGSKKNTADLVTEYDRAVEKMISTALAGRYPQYQFHGEETYDPASPLTDAPTFVVDPIDGTVNFVHGFPYACISLGFAIDRKPVVGVVYNPFNNTLYSAIRGEGAYLNRNTKLPLNARSLEPLNGLENALIGVEWGSERAGNNWVTKVRTFEKLGKTKGDGGAMVRSMRSMGSAALNLCAVACGNLDLYWEGGCWAWDVCAGWVILTEAGGTIVDGNPGNWEATVDGRKYLAVRGSPNQAGQKELIEEFWGHIQGHLEY